A DNA window from Malus domestica chromosome 12, GDT2T_hap1 contains the following coding sequences:
- the LOC114820149 gene encoding uncharacterized protein isoform X16 has translation MFDDSVENHFRVMDTIAKLCGEAEEDRGVEDGEIQRLSSSVTFLREWADFKYGPRDVRFACGVGSPEEKDVVGGINLRQFSSATVPKNEALSGDAPSPELSQDFVMYVGGPVWALDWCPRVHRSSDDHPKCEFIAVAAHPPGSSYHKLGEPLTGRGAIQIWCLLNVGVNKEDIHSVVEKPKQGSKNNGARQEKSTEPKKPLGRPRKKPIEEKSTEPKRSRGRPRKKPIEESADKEATEEKSTRPKRPRGRPKKYATEDYVDNLDESNIYVEIPAIEYPEGSLELPSTDCAPENTHVHAVQEDHGKKRKSYKHVGSASDPAWKSHVRRRKLNIIESAGSDNSDTCPPLSNQDGEKRSFVSDHHTQQNSGQVPRNSYACPPLLNQDGEKGPLVSDHHTLQNSGQDPQTSKDVQNNGYSEIGSTRCSVPTDVALPRIALCLAHHGKVAWDVKWRPLNERDSKSKHRMGYLAVLSGNGSLEVWDVPLPHVIEVIYSSSCGEGTDPHFVKLAPVFRCSMLKCGGEKRYPETSLLLWNGHLHHLMITYLLDAMMERLLYGSFQQVMHLKQIQGLYFASEQIQIQLGHLLGPRLKDM, from the exons ATGTTCGACGACTCGGTGGAGAATCACTTCAGAGTTATGGACACCATTGCCAAGCTCTGCGGCGAGGCGGAGGAGGATCGCGGCGTCGAAGACGGCGAGATTCAACGCTTATCGTCCTCAGTTACCTTCCTAAG GGAATGGGCGGATTTTAAGTATGGACCTCGAGATGTTCGATTTGCTTGTGGAGTTGGAAGTCCTGAGGAGAAGGATGTCGTCGGCGGGATAAACTTGCGGCAATTTTCTTCTGCAACAGTTCCTAAG AACGAGGCACTTTCTGGGGACGCACCATCTCCGGAGTTGAG CCAAGACTTTGTGATGTATGTTGGAGGGCCTGTTTGGGCGTTGGATTGGTGTCCTAGAGTTCATCGAAGTAGTGATGATCATCCAAAATGCGAG TTTATTGCCGTAGCTGCTCATCCTCCTGGATCTTCTTATCACAAATTAGGCGAGCCACTGACTGGAAGAGGAGCCATTCAGATATGGTGTCTTTTAAATGTTGGTGTAAATAAGGAAGACATACATTCAGTAGTAGAAAAGCCAAAGCAGGGGAGTAAGAACAACGGAGCCAGACAAGAAAAATCAACTGAACCAAAGAAGCCTTTAGGGAGGCCTAGAAAGAAGCCAATAGAAGAAAAATCAACTGAACCAAAGAGGTCCAGAGGAAGGCCTAGAAAGAAACCAATTGAAGAATCTGCTGACAAAGAGGCCACAGAAGAAAAATCAACTCGACCAAAGAGGCCTAGAGGAAGACCTAAAAAGTATGCAACAGAAGATTATGTTGACAACTTGGATGAAAGCAATATTTATGTTGAGATTCCTGCCATTGAATATCCAGAGGGATCACTAGAGTTGCCTTCTACGGATTGTGCTCCTGAAAATACTCATGTGCATGCTGTACAAGAAGATCATGGTAAAAAACGAAAGAGTTACAAACATGTGGGATCTGCATCTGATCCAGCTTGGAAATCACATGTTCGGAggagaaaattaaatattatcgAAAGTGCAGGGAGTGATAACAGTGATACATGTCCACCGTTGTCAAATCAAGATGGGGAGAAAAGATCATTTGTTTCAGATCATCATACACAGCAGAATTCAGGACAGGTTCCTCGTAACAGTTATGCATGTCCACCGTTGTTGAATCAAGATGGGGAGAAAGGACCACTTGTTTCAGATCATCATACACTGCAGAATTCTGGACAGGATCCTCAAACAAGTAAAGATGTTCAAAATAATGGTTACTCTGAAATTGGCTCGACCAGGTGTTCAGTTCCGACGGACGTAGCATTGCCACGAATTGCATTATGCCTAGCTCACCATGGAAAGGTTGCCTGGGATGTGAAATGGCGTCCTCTTAATGAACGTGATTCCAAAAGCAAGCATCGGATGGGCTATCTTGCTGTGCTGTCAGGAAATGGGTCTCTGGAAGT GTGGGATGTTCCTCTTCCTCATGTAATTGAAGTTATTTATTCTTCTTCATGTGGTGAGGGCACTGATCCTCACTTTGTAAAATTAGCGCCAGTTTTCAGATGCTCAATGTTGAAGTGTGGTGGTGAAAAGAGGTACCCCGAAA CATCCCTCTTACTGTGGAATGGTCACCTTCACCACCTCATGATTACCTACTTGTTGGATGCCATGATGGAACG GTTGCTTTATGGAAGTTTTCAGCAAGTAATGCATCTCAAG CAGATACAAGGCCTTTACTTTGCTTCAGAGCAGATACAAATCCAATTAGGGCACTTGCTTGGGCCCCGGCTGAAAG ATATGTGA
- the LOC114820149 gene encoding uncharacterized protein isoform X17 has protein sequence MFDDSVENHFRVMDTIAKLCGEAEEDRGVEDGEIQRLSSSVTFLREWADFKYGPRDVRFACGVGSPEEKDVVGGINLRQFSSATVPKNEALSGDAPSPELSQDFVMYVGGPVWALDWCPRVHRSSDDHPKCEFIAVAAHPPGSSYHKLGEPLTGRGAIQIWCLLNVGVNKEDIHSVVEKPKQGSKNNGARQEKSTEPKKPLGRPRKKPIEEKSTEPKRSRGRPRKKPIEESADKEATEEKSTRPKRPRGRPKKYATEDYVDNLDESNIYVEIPAIEYPEGSLELPSTDCAPENTHVHAVQEDHGKKRKSYKHVGSASDPAWKSHVRRRKLNIIESAGSDNSDTCPPLSNQDGEKRSFVSDHHTQQNSGQVPRNSYACPPLLNQDGEKGPLVSDHHTLQNSGQDPQTSKDVQNNGYSEIGSTRCSVPTDVALPRIALCLAHHGKVAWDVKWRPLNERDSKSKHRMGYLAVLSGNGSLEVWDVPLPHVIEVIYSSSCGEGTDPHFVKLAPVFRCSMLKCGGEKRYPETSLLLWNGHLHHLMITYLLDAMMERLLYGSFQQVMHLKIQGLYFASEQIQIQLGHLLGPRLKDM, from the exons ATGTTCGACGACTCGGTGGAGAATCACTTCAGAGTTATGGACACCATTGCCAAGCTCTGCGGCGAGGCGGAGGAGGATCGCGGCGTCGAAGACGGCGAGATTCAACGCTTATCGTCCTCAGTTACCTTCCTAAG GGAATGGGCGGATTTTAAGTATGGACCTCGAGATGTTCGATTTGCTTGTGGAGTTGGAAGTCCTGAGGAGAAGGATGTCGTCGGCGGGATAAACTTGCGGCAATTTTCTTCTGCAACAGTTCCTAAG AACGAGGCACTTTCTGGGGACGCACCATCTCCGGAGTTGAG CCAAGACTTTGTGATGTATGTTGGAGGGCCTGTTTGGGCGTTGGATTGGTGTCCTAGAGTTCATCGAAGTAGTGATGATCATCCAAAATGCGAG TTTATTGCCGTAGCTGCTCATCCTCCTGGATCTTCTTATCACAAATTAGGCGAGCCACTGACTGGAAGAGGAGCCATTCAGATATGGTGTCTTTTAAATGTTGGTGTAAATAAGGAAGACATACATTCAGTAGTAGAAAAGCCAAAGCAGGGGAGTAAGAACAACGGAGCCAGACAAGAAAAATCAACTGAACCAAAGAAGCCTTTAGGGAGGCCTAGAAAGAAGCCAATAGAAGAAAAATCAACTGAACCAAAGAGGTCCAGAGGAAGGCCTAGAAAGAAACCAATTGAAGAATCTGCTGACAAAGAGGCCACAGAAGAAAAATCAACTCGACCAAAGAGGCCTAGAGGAAGACCTAAAAAGTATGCAACAGAAGATTATGTTGACAACTTGGATGAAAGCAATATTTATGTTGAGATTCCTGCCATTGAATATCCAGAGGGATCACTAGAGTTGCCTTCTACGGATTGTGCTCCTGAAAATACTCATGTGCATGCTGTACAAGAAGATCATGGTAAAAAACGAAAGAGTTACAAACATGTGGGATCTGCATCTGATCCAGCTTGGAAATCACATGTTCGGAggagaaaattaaatattatcgAAAGTGCAGGGAGTGATAACAGTGATACATGTCCACCGTTGTCAAATCAAGATGGGGAGAAAAGATCATTTGTTTCAGATCATCATACACAGCAGAATTCAGGACAGGTTCCTCGTAACAGTTATGCATGTCCACCGTTGTTGAATCAAGATGGGGAGAAAGGACCACTTGTTTCAGATCATCATACACTGCAGAATTCTGGACAGGATCCTCAAACAAGTAAAGATGTTCAAAATAATGGTTACTCTGAAATTGGCTCGACCAGGTGTTCAGTTCCGACGGACGTAGCATTGCCACGAATTGCATTATGCCTAGCTCACCATGGAAAGGTTGCCTGGGATGTGAAATGGCGTCCTCTTAATGAACGTGATTCCAAAAGCAAGCATCGGATGGGCTATCTTGCTGTGCTGTCAGGAAATGGGTCTCTGGAAGT GTGGGATGTTCCTCTTCCTCATGTAATTGAAGTTATTTATTCTTCTTCATGTGGTGAGGGCACTGATCCTCACTTTGTAAAATTAGCGCCAGTTTTCAGATGCTCAATGTTGAAGTGTGGTGGTGAAAAGAGGTACCCCGAAA CATCCCTCTTACTGTGGAATGGTCACCTTCACCACCTCATGATTACCTACTTGTTGGATGCCATGATGGAACG GTTGCTTTATGGAAGTTTTCAGCAAGTAATGCATCTCAAG ATACAAGGCCTTTACTTTGCTTCAGAGCAGATACAAATCCAATTAGGGCACTTGCTTGGGCCCCGGCTGAAAG ATATGTGA
- the LOC114820149 gene encoding uncharacterized protein isoform X9 produces the protein MFDDSVENHFRVMDTIAKLCGEAEEDRGVEDGEIQRLSSSVTFLREWADFKYGPRDVRFACGVGSPEEKDVVGGINLRQFSSATVPKNEALSGDAPSPELSQDFVMYVGGPVWALDWCPRVHRSSDDHPKCEFIAVAAHPPGSSYHKLGEPLTGRGAIQIWCLLNVGVNKEDIHSVVEKPKQGSKNNGARQEKSTEPKKPLGRPRKKPIEEKSTEPKRSRGRPRKKPIEESADKEATEEKSTRPKRPRGRPKKYATEDYVDNLDESNIYVEIPAIEYPEGSLELPSTDCAPENTHVHAVQEDHGKKRKSYKHVGSASDPAWKSHVRRRKLNIIESAGSDNSDTCPPLSNQDGEKRSFVSDHHTQQNSGQVPRNSYACPPLLNQDGEKGPLVSDHHTLQNSGQDPQTSKDVQNNGYSEIGSTRCSVPTDVALPRIALCLAHHGKVAWDVKWRPLNERDSKSKHRMGYLAVLSGNGSLEVWDVPLPHVIEVIYSSSCGEGTDPHFVKLAPVFRCSMLKCGGEKRYPETSLLLWNGHLHHLMITYLLDAMMERLLYGSFQQVMHLKVWLTENLKNQIQGLYFASEQIQIQLGHLLGPRLKDM, from the exons ATGTTCGACGACTCGGTGGAGAATCACTTCAGAGTTATGGACACCATTGCCAAGCTCTGCGGCGAGGCGGAGGAGGATCGCGGCGTCGAAGACGGCGAGATTCAACGCTTATCGTCCTCAGTTACCTTCCTAAG GGAATGGGCGGATTTTAAGTATGGACCTCGAGATGTTCGATTTGCTTGTGGAGTTGGAAGTCCTGAGGAGAAGGATGTCGTCGGCGGGATAAACTTGCGGCAATTTTCTTCTGCAACAGTTCCTAAG AACGAGGCACTTTCTGGGGACGCACCATCTCCGGAGTTGAG CCAAGACTTTGTGATGTATGTTGGAGGGCCTGTTTGGGCGTTGGATTGGTGTCCTAGAGTTCATCGAAGTAGTGATGATCATCCAAAATGCGAG TTTATTGCCGTAGCTGCTCATCCTCCTGGATCTTCTTATCACAAATTAGGCGAGCCACTGACTGGAAGAGGAGCCATTCAGATATGGTGTCTTTTAAATGTTGGTGTAAATAAGGAAGACATACATTCAGTAGTAGAAAAGCCAAAGCAGGGGAGTAAGAACAACGGAGCCAGACAAGAAAAATCAACTGAACCAAAGAAGCCTTTAGGGAGGCCTAGAAAGAAGCCAATAGAAGAAAAATCAACTGAACCAAAGAGGTCCAGAGGAAGGCCTAGAAAGAAACCAATTGAAGAATCTGCTGACAAAGAGGCCACAGAAGAAAAATCAACTCGACCAAAGAGGCCTAGAGGAAGACCTAAAAAGTATGCAACAGAAGATTATGTTGACAACTTGGATGAAAGCAATATTTATGTTGAGATTCCTGCCATTGAATATCCAGAGGGATCACTAGAGTTGCCTTCTACGGATTGTGCTCCTGAAAATACTCATGTGCATGCTGTACAAGAAGATCATGGTAAAAAACGAAAGAGTTACAAACATGTGGGATCTGCATCTGATCCAGCTTGGAAATCACATGTTCGGAggagaaaattaaatattatcgAAAGTGCAGGGAGTGATAACAGTGATACATGTCCACCGTTGTCAAATCAAGATGGGGAGAAAAGATCATTTGTTTCAGATCATCATACACAGCAGAATTCAGGACAGGTTCCTCGTAACAGTTATGCATGTCCACCGTTGTTGAATCAAGATGGGGAGAAAGGACCACTTGTTTCAGATCATCATACACTGCAGAATTCTGGACAGGATCCTCAAACAAGTAAAGATGTTCAAAATAATGGTTACTCTGAAATTGGCTCGACCAGGTGTTCAGTTCCGACGGACGTAGCATTGCCACGAATTGCATTATGCCTAGCTCACCATGGAAAGGTTGCCTGGGATGTGAAATGGCGTCCTCTTAATGAACGTGATTCCAAAAGCAAGCATCGGATGGGCTATCTTGCTGTGCTGTCAGGAAATGGGTCTCTGGAAGT GTGGGATGTTCCTCTTCCTCATGTAATTGAAGTTATTTATTCTTCTTCATGTGGTGAGGGCACTGATCCTCACTTTGTAAAATTAGCGCCAGTTTTCAGATGCTCAATGTTGAAGTGTGGTGGTGAAAAGAGGTACCCCGAAA CATCCCTCTTACTGTGGAATGGTCACCTTCACCACCTCATGATTACCTACTTGTTGGATGCCATGATGGAACG GTTGCTTTATGGAAGTTTTCAGCAAGTAATGCATCTCAAGGTATGGCTAACAGAGAACCTAAAAAAT CAGATACAAGGCCTTTACTTTGCTTCAGAGCAGATACAAATCCAATTAGGGCACTTGCTTGGGCCCCGGCTGAAAG ATATGTGA
- the LOC114820149 gene encoding uncharacterized protein isoform X1, translating into MFDDSVENHFRVMDTIAKLCGEAEEDRGVEDGEIQRLSSSVTFLREWADFKYGPRDVRFACGVGSPEEKDVVGGINLRQFSSATVPKNEALSGDAPSPELSQDFVMYVGGPVWALDWCPRVHRSSDDHPKCEFIAVAAHPPGSSYHKLGEPLTGRGAIQIWCLLNVGVNKEDIHSVVEKPKQGSKNNGARQEKSTEPKKPLGRPRKKPIEEKSTEPKRSRGRPRKKPIEESADKEATEEKSTRPKRPRGRPKKYATEDYVDNLDESNIYVEIPAIEYPEGSLELPSTDCAPENTHVHAVQEDHGKKRKSYKHVGSASDPAWKSHVRRRKLNIIESAGSDNSDTCPPLSNQDGEKRSFVSDHHTQQNSGQVPRNSYACPPLLNQDGEKGPLVSDHHTLQNSGQDPQTSKDVQNNGYSEIGSTRCSVPTDVALPRIALCLAHHGKVAWDVKWRPLNERDSKSKHRMGYLAVLSGNGSLEVWDVPLPHVIEVIYSSSCGEGTDPHFVKLAPVFRCSMLKCGGEKRYPETSLLLWNGHLHHLMITYLLDAMMERLLYGSFQQVMHLKVWLTENLKNQIQGLYFASEQIQIQLGHLLGPRLKGKLCWKSILCTSFCSTSVFF; encoded by the exons ATGTTCGACGACTCGGTGGAGAATCACTTCAGAGTTATGGACACCATTGCCAAGCTCTGCGGCGAGGCGGAGGAGGATCGCGGCGTCGAAGACGGCGAGATTCAACGCTTATCGTCCTCAGTTACCTTCCTAAG GGAATGGGCGGATTTTAAGTATGGACCTCGAGATGTTCGATTTGCTTGTGGAGTTGGAAGTCCTGAGGAGAAGGATGTCGTCGGCGGGATAAACTTGCGGCAATTTTCTTCTGCAACAGTTCCTAAG AACGAGGCACTTTCTGGGGACGCACCATCTCCGGAGTTGAG CCAAGACTTTGTGATGTATGTTGGAGGGCCTGTTTGGGCGTTGGATTGGTGTCCTAGAGTTCATCGAAGTAGTGATGATCATCCAAAATGCGAG TTTATTGCCGTAGCTGCTCATCCTCCTGGATCTTCTTATCACAAATTAGGCGAGCCACTGACTGGAAGAGGAGCCATTCAGATATGGTGTCTTTTAAATGTTGGTGTAAATAAGGAAGACATACATTCAGTAGTAGAAAAGCCAAAGCAGGGGAGTAAGAACAACGGAGCCAGACAAGAAAAATCAACTGAACCAAAGAAGCCTTTAGGGAGGCCTAGAAAGAAGCCAATAGAAGAAAAATCAACTGAACCAAAGAGGTCCAGAGGAAGGCCTAGAAAGAAACCAATTGAAGAATCTGCTGACAAAGAGGCCACAGAAGAAAAATCAACTCGACCAAAGAGGCCTAGAGGAAGACCTAAAAAGTATGCAACAGAAGATTATGTTGACAACTTGGATGAAAGCAATATTTATGTTGAGATTCCTGCCATTGAATATCCAGAGGGATCACTAGAGTTGCCTTCTACGGATTGTGCTCCTGAAAATACTCATGTGCATGCTGTACAAGAAGATCATGGTAAAAAACGAAAGAGTTACAAACATGTGGGATCTGCATCTGATCCAGCTTGGAAATCACATGTTCGGAggagaaaattaaatattatcgAAAGTGCAGGGAGTGATAACAGTGATACATGTCCACCGTTGTCAAATCAAGATGGGGAGAAAAGATCATTTGTTTCAGATCATCATACACAGCAGAATTCAGGACAGGTTCCTCGTAACAGTTATGCATGTCCACCGTTGTTGAATCAAGATGGGGAGAAAGGACCACTTGTTTCAGATCATCATACACTGCAGAATTCTGGACAGGATCCTCAAACAAGTAAAGATGTTCAAAATAATGGTTACTCTGAAATTGGCTCGACCAGGTGTTCAGTTCCGACGGACGTAGCATTGCCACGAATTGCATTATGCCTAGCTCACCATGGAAAGGTTGCCTGGGATGTGAAATGGCGTCCTCTTAATGAACGTGATTCCAAAAGCAAGCATCGGATGGGCTATCTTGCTGTGCTGTCAGGAAATGGGTCTCTGGAAGT GTGGGATGTTCCTCTTCCTCATGTAATTGAAGTTATTTATTCTTCTTCATGTGGTGAGGGCACTGATCCTCACTTTGTAAAATTAGCGCCAGTTTTCAGATGCTCAATGTTGAAGTGTGGTGGTGAAAAGAGGTACCCCGAAA CATCCCTCTTACTGTGGAATGGTCACCTTCACCACCTCATGATTACCTACTTGTTGGATGCCATGATGGAACG GTTGCTTTATGGAAGTTTTCAGCAAGTAATGCATCTCAAGGTATGGCTAACAGAGAACCTAAAAAAT CAGATACAAGGCCTTTACTTTGCTTCAGAGCAGATACAAATCCAATTAGGGCACTTGCTTGGGCCCCGGCTGAAAGGTAAGCTATGTTGGAAATCAATTTTATGTACTTCTTTTTGTAGTACTTCAGTCTTCTTCTGA
- the LOC114820149 gene encoding uncharacterized protein isoform X12, producing MFDDSVENHFRVMDTIAKLCGEAEEDRGVEDGEIQRLSSSVTFLREWADFKYGPRDVRFACGVGSPEEKDVVGGINLRQFSSATVPKNEALSGDAPSPELSQDFVMYVGGPVWALDWCPRVHRSSDDHPKCEFIAVAAHPPGSSYHKLGEPLTGRGAIQIWCLLNVGVNKEDIHSVVEKPKQGSKNNGARQEKSTEPKKPLGRPRKKPIEEKSTEPKRSRGRPRKKPIEESADKEATEEKSTRPKRPRGRPKKYATEDYVDNLDESNIYVEIPAIEYPEGSLELPSTDCAPENTHVHAVQEDHGKKRKSYKHVGSASDPAWKSHVRRRKLNIIESAGSDNSDTCPPLSNQDGEKRSFVSDHHTQQNSGQVPRNSYACPPLLNQDGEKGPLVSDHHTLQNSGQDPQTSKDVQNNGYSEIGSTRCSVPTDVALPRIALCLAHHGKVAWDVKWRPLNERDSKSKHRMGYLAVLSGNGSLEVWDVPLPHVIEVIYSSSCGEGTDPHFVKLAPVFRCSMLKCGGEKRYPETSLLLWNGHLHHLMITYLLDAMMERLLYGSFQQVMHLKIQIQLGHLLGPRLKGKLCWKSILCTSFCSTSVFF from the exons ATGTTCGACGACTCGGTGGAGAATCACTTCAGAGTTATGGACACCATTGCCAAGCTCTGCGGCGAGGCGGAGGAGGATCGCGGCGTCGAAGACGGCGAGATTCAACGCTTATCGTCCTCAGTTACCTTCCTAAG GGAATGGGCGGATTTTAAGTATGGACCTCGAGATGTTCGATTTGCTTGTGGAGTTGGAAGTCCTGAGGAGAAGGATGTCGTCGGCGGGATAAACTTGCGGCAATTTTCTTCTGCAACAGTTCCTAAG AACGAGGCACTTTCTGGGGACGCACCATCTCCGGAGTTGAG CCAAGACTTTGTGATGTATGTTGGAGGGCCTGTTTGGGCGTTGGATTGGTGTCCTAGAGTTCATCGAAGTAGTGATGATCATCCAAAATGCGAG TTTATTGCCGTAGCTGCTCATCCTCCTGGATCTTCTTATCACAAATTAGGCGAGCCACTGACTGGAAGAGGAGCCATTCAGATATGGTGTCTTTTAAATGTTGGTGTAAATAAGGAAGACATACATTCAGTAGTAGAAAAGCCAAAGCAGGGGAGTAAGAACAACGGAGCCAGACAAGAAAAATCAACTGAACCAAAGAAGCCTTTAGGGAGGCCTAGAAAGAAGCCAATAGAAGAAAAATCAACTGAACCAAAGAGGTCCAGAGGAAGGCCTAGAAAGAAACCAATTGAAGAATCTGCTGACAAAGAGGCCACAGAAGAAAAATCAACTCGACCAAAGAGGCCTAGAGGAAGACCTAAAAAGTATGCAACAGAAGATTATGTTGACAACTTGGATGAAAGCAATATTTATGTTGAGATTCCTGCCATTGAATATCCAGAGGGATCACTAGAGTTGCCTTCTACGGATTGTGCTCCTGAAAATACTCATGTGCATGCTGTACAAGAAGATCATGGTAAAAAACGAAAGAGTTACAAACATGTGGGATCTGCATCTGATCCAGCTTGGAAATCACATGTTCGGAggagaaaattaaatattatcgAAAGTGCAGGGAGTGATAACAGTGATACATGTCCACCGTTGTCAAATCAAGATGGGGAGAAAAGATCATTTGTTTCAGATCATCATACACAGCAGAATTCAGGACAGGTTCCTCGTAACAGTTATGCATGTCCACCGTTGTTGAATCAAGATGGGGAGAAAGGACCACTTGTTTCAGATCATCATACACTGCAGAATTCTGGACAGGATCCTCAAACAAGTAAAGATGTTCAAAATAATGGTTACTCTGAAATTGGCTCGACCAGGTGTTCAGTTCCGACGGACGTAGCATTGCCACGAATTGCATTATGCCTAGCTCACCATGGAAAGGTTGCCTGGGATGTGAAATGGCGTCCTCTTAATGAACGTGATTCCAAAAGCAAGCATCGGATGGGCTATCTTGCTGTGCTGTCAGGAAATGGGTCTCTGGAAGT GTGGGATGTTCCTCTTCCTCATGTAATTGAAGTTATTTATTCTTCTTCATGTGGTGAGGGCACTGATCCTCACTTTGTAAAATTAGCGCCAGTTTTCAGATGCTCAATGTTGAAGTGTGGTGGTGAAAAGAGGTACCCCGAAA CATCCCTCTTACTGTGGAATGGTCACCTTCACCACCTCATGATTACCTACTTGTTGGATGCCATGATGGAACG GTTGCTTTATGGAAGTTTTCAGCAAGTAATGCATCTCAAG ATACAAATCCAATTAGGGCACTTGCTTGGGCCCCGGCTGAAAGGTAAGCTATGTTGGAAATCAATTTTATGTACTTCTTTTTGTAGTACTTCAGTCTTCTTCTGA
- the LOC114820149 gene encoding uncharacterized protein isoform X11 produces MFDDSVENHFRVMDTIAKLCGEAEEDRGVEDGEIQRLSSSVTFLREWADFKYGPRDVRFACGVGSPEEKDVVGGINLRQFSSATVPKNEALSGDAPSPELSQDFVMYVGGPVWALDWCPRVHRSSDDHPKCEFIAVAAHPPGSSYHKLGEPLTGRGAIQIWCLLNVGVNKEDIHSVVEKPKQGSKNNGARQEKSTEPKKPLGRPRKKPIEEKSTEPKRSRGRPRKKPIEESADKEATEEKSTRPKRPRGRPKKYATEDYVDNLDESNIYVEIPAIEYPEGSLELPSTDCAPENTHVHAVQEDHGKKRKSYKHVGSASDPAWKSHVRRRKLNIIESAGSDNSDTCPPLSNQDGEKRSFVSDHHTQQNSGQVPRNSYACPPLLNQDGEKGPLVSDHHTLQNSGQDPQTSKDVQNNGYSEIGSTRCSVPTDVALPRIALCLAHHGKVAWDVKWRPLNERDSKSKHRMGYLAVLSGNGSLEVWDVPLPHVIEVIYSSSCGEGTDPHFVKLAPVFRCSMLKCGGEKRYPETSLLLWNGHLHHLMITYLLDAMMERLLYGSFQQVMHLKQIQIQLGHLLGPRLKGKLCWKSILCTSFCSTSVFF; encoded by the exons ATGTTCGACGACTCGGTGGAGAATCACTTCAGAGTTATGGACACCATTGCCAAGCTCTGCGGCGAGGCGGAGGAGGATCGCGGCGTCGAAGACGGCGAGATTCAACGCTTATCGTCCTCAGTTACCTTCCTAAG GGAATGGGCGGATTTTAAGTATGGACCTCGAGATGTTCGATTTGCTTGTGGAGTTGGAAGTCCTGAGGAGAAGGATGTCGTCGGCGGGATAAACTTGCGGCAATTTTCTTCTGCAACAGTTCCTAAG AACGAGGCACTTTCTGGGGACGCACCATCTCCGGAGTTGAG CCAAGACTTTGTGATGTATGTTGGAGGGCCTGTTTGGGCGTTGGATTGGTGTCCTAGAGTTCATCGAAGTAGTGATGATCATCCAAAATGCGAG TTTATTGCCGTAGCTGCTCATCCTCCTGGATCTTCTTATCACAAATTAGGCGAGCCACTGACTGGAAGAGGAGCCATTCAGATATGGTGTCTTTTAAATGTTGGTGTAAATAAGGAAGACATACATTCAGTAGTAGAAAAGCCAAAGCAGGGGAGTAAGAACAACGGAGCCAGACAAGAAAAATCAACTGAACCAAAGAAGCCTTTAGGGAGGCCTAGAAAGAAGCCAATAGAAGAAAAATCAACTGAACCAAAGAGGTCCAGAGGAAGGCCTAGAAAGAAACCAATTGAAGAATCTGCTGACAAAGAGGCCACAGAAGAAAAATCAACTCGACCAAAGAGGCCTAGAGGAAGACCTAAAAAGTATGCAACAGAAGATTATGTTGACAACTTGGATGAAAGCAATATTTATGTTGAGATTCCTGCCATTGAATATCCAGAGGGATCACTAGAGTTGCCTTCTACGGATTGTGCTCCTGAAAATACTCATGTGCATGCTGTACAAGAAGATCATGGTAAAAAACGAAAGAGTTACAAACATGTGGGATCTGCATCTGATCCAGCTTGGAAATCACATGTTCGGAggagaaaattaaatattatcgAAAGTGCAGGGAGTGATAACAGTGATACATGTCCACCGTTGTCAAATCAAGATGGGGAGAAAAGATCATTTGTTTCAGATCATCATACACAGCAGAATTCAGGACAGGTTCCTCGTAACAGTTATGCATGTCCACCGTTGTTGAATCAAGATGGGGAGAAAGGACCACTTGTTTCAGATCATCATACACTGCAGAATTCTGGACAGGATCCTCAAACAAGTAAAGATGTTCAAAATAATGGTTACTCTGAAATTGGCTCGACCAGGTGTTCAGTTCCGACGGACGTAGCATTGCCACGAATTGCATTATGCCTAGCTCACCATGGAAAGGTTGCCTGGGATGTGAAATGGCGTCCTCTTAATGAACGTGATTCCAAAAGCAAGCATCGGATGGGCTATCTTGCTGTGCTGTCAGGAAATGGGTCTCTGGAAGT GTGGGATGTTCCTCTTCCTCATGTAATTGAAGTTATTTATTCTTCTTCATGTGGTGAGGGCACTGATCCTCACTTTGTAAAATTAGCGCCAGTTTTCAGATGCTCAATGTTGAAGTGTGGTGGTGAAAAGAGGTACCCCGAAA CATCCCTCTTACTGTGGAATGGTCACCTTCACCACCTCATGATTACCTACTTGTTGGATGCCATGATGGAACG GTTGCTTTATGGAAGTTTTCAGCAAGTAATGCATCTCAAG CAGATACAAATCCAATTAGGGCACTTGCTTGGGCCCCGGCTGAAAGGTAAGCTATGTTGGAAATCAATTTTATGTACTTCTTTTTGTAGTACTTCAGTCTTCTTCTGA